One genomic segment of Candidatus Aminicenantes bacterium includes these proteins:
- a CDS encoding NCS2 family permease, which translates to SILMGLVSNYPLALASGMGLNAFLAYGVIIGMKVPWPTAMGIIFIEGAIITLLVLTNVRNQVMNAIPLDLKRGIGVGIGLLITVIGLENAKLIVSSPATLITFGKIGPESLIALAGILLSAWLMAKKIKGSFLLGIICCTVLAVLAGLVALPKVWVAGIRPEYFKTIFALDIPGALRLGLLTTIFAFLITDFFDTMGTVVAVGEQGGFMDKDGQIPRLKNILLVDSLGAVGGGLLGCSSVTTYVESAAGVAEGGRTGLTSVVTGSLFLLAVFFTPIVAIVPSYATAPALILVGFLLISGVRSICWDDISTALPVFLTITMIPFTFSIAKGIGYGLISFVMLKLLTGKWKEIHPLLALVALLFAIDFYIS; encoded by the coding sequence TGAGCATCCTCATGGGACTGGTCAGCAACTATCCTTTGGCCCTGGCTTCGGGTATGGGCTTGAACGCGTTTTTGGCTTACGGCGTGATCATCGGCATGAAAGTGCCTTGGCCGACAGCCATGGGCATCATCTTTATTGAAGGAGCCATCATCACCCTCTTGGTTTTGACCAATGTCCGTAATCAGGTGATGAACGCGATTCCCTTGGATCTGAAACGGGGCATTGGCGTGGGCATCGGCCTGTTAATTACCGTGATCGGCCTGGAGAATGCCAAGTTGATTGTTTCCAGTCCGGCGACGCTTATCACTTTCGGCAAAATCGGTCCCGAAAGCCTGATTGCCTTGGCGGGAATTTTGCTCAGCGCCTGGTTAATGGCCAAAAAAATCAAGGGCTCTTTTTTGCTGGGCATCATTTGTTGTACGGTACTGGCAGTGCTGGCCGGCCTGGTTGCCCTACCCAAGGTGTGGGTGGCCGGGATAAGGCCCGAATATTTTAAAACCATATTCGCCCTAGATATCCCGGGTGCCCTGCGCCTGGGACTGCTGACCACAATTTTCGCTTTTTTGATCACTGACTTTTTTGATACCATGGGCACGGTCGTGGCGGTAGGTGAACAAGGTGGCTTTATGGACAAAGACGGACAAATCCCGCGTTTGAAAAATATTCTGCTGGTCGATTCGTTGGGGGCTGTCGGCGGCGGTTTGTTGGGTTGCAGTTCGGTGACAACTTACGTTGAAAGCGCCGCCGGAGTCGCCGAAGGCGGTCGCACCGGCCTGACTTCGGTGGTTACCGGAAGCCTTTTTCTGCTGGCGGTTTTTTTCACGCCTATCGTGGCCATCGTTCCCAGTTACGCTACGGCGCCGGCCCTGATCCTGGTCGGTTTTCTGCTGATATCCGGTGTGCGCTCCATCTGTTGGGATGATATCAGCACTGCGCTGCCCGTATTTTTAACCATCACCATGATCCCTTTCACCTTCAGTATCGCCAAGGGGATCGGGTACGGCCTCATCTCCTTCGTGATGCTGAAGCTGCTGACCGGGAAATGGAAGGAAATTCATCCGCTGCTGGCCTTGGTGGCCCTGCTTTTTGCCATTGATTTTTACATTTCCTGA
- a CDS encoding type II toxin-antitoxin system RelE/ParE family toxin, with product MRYSVFYEERAAKELAKIDRPYQLLIKKKIEQLATDFESMSGNLKPLKGKYDYFRLRVGSYRVIFHKDAKKIMITIVRIGHRREVYKDL from the coding sequence GTGAGATACAGCGTTTTTTATGAAGAGCGAGCCGCAAAGGAACTAGCCAAGATAGACAGGCCCTACCAACTGCTGATTAAAAAGAAAATCGAGCAGCTGGCGACTGATTTCGAATCCATGTCCGGGAACCTGAAACCGCTAAAGGGAAAATATGATTATTTCCGGTTGCGGGTCGGCAGTTACCGCGTGATATTCCATAAGGACGCCAAGAAAATCATGATCACCATTGTCCGCATTGGCCATCGCCGGGAAGTTTACAAAGATTTATAA
- the thyX gene encoding FAD-dependent thymidylate synthase has translation MRVKLAGFNVDSAMLKRLNRAGRATMTPETLSAAYARISRSPLPIDQLRKKACQDVEKARKSNQKIIFAMGHHSVAEHAVFNFDIMGISRLALEEIERFRLVSYTEKSQRYVTLSGDYILPDEIKEPALKKLFQRTILLQNQFYAKAFSALCAHWQKQYARAGESSSERKLLEGKAKEDARYILSLATQGQVGMTINARNLEHLFRRCNCSARNEVRKLAKKMHALVMPIAPSIILFPEPSRFDREANLALEKHWPDIPLAAPLNAPGEAEIVSCSENSDDLVLASFMSSTKNISFPQAMGIMRQTSFTKKKAMFRDFFGKIQFFDAPPREFEMAEISFQALISAANFAQLKRHRLATLIVGDYRPEFGNVVPKSVTDAGLAKEFKRIIDLTNSAYLKIKAAYGPAADYILTNSHCRCILMKMNLREMYHFVRLRDDEHAQWDIRHLAHQLAEKVKTLMPLSAMMLCGKSDFDREYKKIYPEI, from the coding sequence TTGCGGGTTAAATTGGCCGGTTTCAACGTAGACAGCGCCATGCTGAAGCGCCTTAACCGCGCCGGCCGCGCTACCATGACCCCGGAAACCCTCAGTGCCGCCTATGCCAGGATCAGCCGCAGTCCCCTGCCTATCGACCAGCTCAGGAAAAAGGCTTGCCAGGACGTCGAGAAAGCCAGAAAATCAAACCAGAAGATCATATTCGCCATGGGGCACCATTCGGTGGCCGAACATGCGGTTTTTAATTTTGATATCATGGGAATTTCCCGCCTGGCCCTTGAGGAAATCGAAAGATTCCGCCTGGTTTCCTACACCGAAAAATCGCAGCGCTACGTCACCCTCAGCGGAGATTACATTCTCCCCGACGAGATCAAAGAGCCGGCGTTGAAAAAACTGTTCCAAAGGACCATTCTGCTGCAGAACCAGTTCTATGCCAAGGCTTTCTCCGCCCTGTGCGCCCATTGGCAGAAACAATACGCCCGGGCCGGGGAAAGCTCCTCCGAGCGAAAACTCCTGGAAGGCAAAGCCAAGGAAGATGCCCGCTATATCCTCTCCCTGGCCACCCAGGGGCAGGTGGGCATGACGATCAACGCCCGCAATCTGGAGCATCTTTTTCGCCGCTGCAACTGCAGCGCCAGGAACGAAGTGCGCAAGCTCGCCAAAAAAATGCACGCCCTGGTCATGCCCATCGCCCCATCGATTATCCTGTTCCCGGAGCCGTCCCGGTTTGACCGGGAAGCGAACCTGGCCCTTGAAAAACATTGGCCGGACATCCCCCTCGCCGCTCCCCTGAACGCGCCCGGCGAAGCCGAGATCGTTTCCTGCAGCGAAAACAGCGACGACCTCGTCCTGGCTTCTTTCATGAGCAGCACTAAAAATATTTCGTTCCCCCAGGCCATGGGGATTATGCGCCAGACGAGCTTCACGAAAAAAAAAGCCATGTTCAGGGATTTTTTCGGCAAGATCCAGTTTTTCGATGCGCCGCCGCGGGAATTTGAGATGGCCGAGATCTCCTTTCAAGCGCTGATCAGCGCCGCCAATTTCGCCCAGCTTAAACGCCACCGCCTGGCGACGCTGATCGTAGGCGACTACCGGCCGGAATTCGGCAATGTCGTGCCAAAAAGCGTAACCGACGCTGGGCTGGCTAAGGAATTCAAGCGCATCATCGACCTGACCAACAGCGCCTATTTAAAAATAAAAGCGGCATACGGTCCGGCTGCCGACTACATTCTGACCAATTCCCATTGCCGTTGCATCCTGATGAAGATGAATCTGCGGGAAATGTATCATTTCGTACGCCTGCGCGACGACGAGCACGCCCAATGGGATATCCGCCATTTGGCCCACCAGCTGGCTGAAAAAGTCAAAACCCTCATGCCGCTCAGCGCCATGATGCTTTGCGGGAAAAGCGACTTCGATCGGGAATACAAAAAAATTTATCCCGAAATTTGA
- a CDS encoding helix-hairpin-helix domain-containing protein has protein sequence MTNHEIARIFDKTAFFLSLQDESDAKIAVYARAAKNINDYPAAIEDMLLAGEDLMKIEGVGKILAQQLEDLVIIGSLHILEDMLKKFPGSLYELAQIKGIGPKTILKIFSHHQIKSLAELKLFLRSGESLAIAAPAMSKIQEFFER, from the coding sequence ATGACCAACCACGAGATCGCCAGGATTTTTGACAAAACGGCTTTTTTCCTGTCGCTGCAGGATGAAAGTGACGCCAAAATCGCCGTTTATGCCCGGGCCGCCAAGAACATCAATGACTACCCGGCCGCCATCGAGGACATGCTTCTGGCCGGAGAAGATTTGATGAAAATCGAGGGCGTCGGCAAGATTCTGGCGCAGCAGCTGGAGGATCTGGTCATCATCGGCTCCCTGCACATCCTGGAAGACATGCTTAAAAAATTTCCCGGGAGCTTGTACGAGCTGGCGCAGATCAAGGGCATCGGCCCGAAAACCATCCTGAAAATTTTTTCCCATCACCAAATAAAATCCTTGGCCGAATTGAAATTATTTTTACGCAGCGGGGAAAGCTTGGCAATCGCCGCCCCGGCCATGAGCAAGATTCAGGAATTTTTCGAAAGATGA
- a CDS encoding Maf family protein, translating into MKIVLASASPRRQELLKLIGLNPEIIIPNVDEIIRPGETPALFLERVAIAKGIDVYRKKFYSHLLISADTVVLLNNALIGKPVDRSDAFRMLRQLSGQRHDVLTGVSLMHQGETRFEISRTAVYFKELADSEIDFYLERESYLDKAGAYAIQGRAAIFVERIEGCYFNVMGFPLNLFYRMVKDRGLNLYE; encoded by the coding sequence ATGAAAATCGTCCTGGCTTCGGCCTCGCCCCGGCGCCAAGAACTTCTGAAGCTGATCGGCTTGAACCCGGAAATTATCATCCCGAATGTCGATGAAATCATCCGCCCGGGCGAAACTCCGGCGCTTTTTCTGGAGCGGGTGGCCATTGCCAAGGGGATCGACGTCTATCGGAAGAAATTTTATTCTCACCTGCTGATCAGCGCCGACACGGTCGTGCTGCTGAACAATGCCCTGATCGGCAAACCGGTCGATCGCAGCGACGCTTTTAGGATGTTGCGGCAATTGTCCGGGCAGCGGCACGACGTGCTGACCGGAGTTTCGCTGATGCATCAGGGCGAAACCCGTTTTGAAATTTCCCGCACCGCCGTCTATTTCAAGGAACTTGCCGATAGCGAGATCGATTTCTATCTGGAGCGCGAGAGTTACTTGGATAAGGCCGGTGCCTATGCCATCCAGGGTCGGGCCGCCATTTTTGTCGAACGGATCGAAGGTTGCTATTTTAACGTCATGGGTTTTCCCTTGAACCTGTTCTACCGCATGGTGAAAGACAGGGGCTTGAATCTGTATGAGTGA
- a CDS encoding aldo/keto reductase, protein MSEASGRGLGKDVTLGATGLRVRRMGMGGIPIQRLTLAQSDRLLGNAVGAGINFFDTARIYTDSESKMGRILSRHRSQVVIASKSFSRDAAKMLQDIEASLRHLRTDYIDLYQCHNIASEGDLAKALADDGAVAGLVKAREQGKIRHIGLSGHKPRIVKLALAQFPFATIQIPSNFIETDALADLVPLARQRQIGVIAMKPIGGGNIREIQLNFRFIFNQGIDVAIPGMDSEKQVAENVAALENISPPSVEETVRLQKEKDRLGDRFCRRCEYCMPCPQGLPIAFLHVLKNYYFLYDLRDWVWERIDALAKTYKDCVACGECVAKCPYHLPSPEIFRATWEKMLADKAADDRQTKKI, encoded by the coding sequence ATGAGTGAAGCGAGCGGGCGGGGACTCGGCAAGGATGTGACGTTGGGGGCCACCGGCTTGCGGGTCCGGCGCATGGGCATGGGGGGGATCCCCATTCAGCGCCTGACTTTGGCGCAGTCGGACCGGCTTCTGGGAAATGCCGTCGGCGCCGGGATCAATTTTTTTGACACGGCGCGCATCTATACCGATAGTGAAAGCAAGATGGGACGGATCCTTTCCCGCCATCGCAGCCAGGTCGTCATCGCCAGCAAATCCTTCAGCCGCGACGCGGCAAAAATGTTGCAGGATATCGAAGCCAGCTTGAGGCATTTGCGGACCGATTATATCGATCTGTACCAATGTCACAATATCGCCAGTGAAGGCGATCTCGCCAAAGCCCTCGCCGACGACGGGGCGGTGGCCGGGCTGGTCAAGGCCAGGGAGCAGGGCAAGATCCGCCATATCGGCCTCTCCGGGCACAAACCGCGGATCGTCAAGCTGGCCCTGGCCCAGTTCCCCTTCGCGACCATCCAGATCCCTAGTAATTTCATTGAAACCGATGCCCTGGCCGACCTGGTCCCTCTGGCCAGGCAACGGCAGATCGGGGTGATCGCCATGAAGCCGATCGGCGGCGGCAACATCCGCGAGATCCAGCTGAACTTCCGCTTTATCTTCAACCAGGGCATTGACGTGGCTATCCCGGGCATGGATTCCGAAAAGCAGGTTGCCGAAAATGTGGCCGCCCTGGAAAACATTTCGCCGCCAAGCGTAGAGGAAACCGTCCGCCTGCAGAAGGAGAAGGACCGCCTGGGCGACCGCTTTTGCCGGCGTTGCGAATACTGCATGCCCTGTCCGCAAGGTTTGCCGATCGCGTTTTTGCATGTCTTGAAAAACTATTACTTTTTATACGATCTGCGCGATTGGGTCTGGGAGCGGATCGACGCGCTGGCCAAAACCTACAAGGACTGCGTGGCTTGCGGCGAATGCGTCGCCAAGTGCCCCTACCATCTGCCTAGCCCAGAGATCTTCCGCGCTACCTGGGAAAAAATGCTGGCCGACAAAGCGGCGGATGATCGGCAAACAAAAAAGATCTGA